In one window of Kosmotoga pacifica DNA:
- the miaA gene encoding tRNA (adenosine(37)-N6)-dimethylallyltransferase MiaA translates to MTIPMILGPTAVGKTEILLALSERLPIEVVSVDSRQIYRYMDIGTAKPLKEELKKVPHHLINIVDPDEEYNAYRFKEEAKNAIINIKARNKIPVLAGGTGLYADALLKGFVKDVPRNETVRNALRVIEEETPGALRKILEKVDPKASEKIHPNDLKRTIRYLEVFFTTGITLSSIQKNTNISKDYTVIILDRDRSSLHRRIENRVDQMMKAGLLDETKKLLKMGFSEDLNALQTIGYAELIAYLKGVFSLEKAVELIKRNTRRYARRQIIWFRRYKNACWLNLSEFEFKEVVDIINEKILFAWGGKGG, encoded by the coding sequence ATGACAATTCCGATGATCCTTGGCCCCACGGCAGTGGGAAAAACAGAAATTTTACTAGCATTATCGGAACGCTTACCGATTGAAGTTGTCTCTGTAGATTCCAGACAGATCTACAGGTATATGGATATCGGTACTGCGAAGCCCTTAAAAGAAGAGCTGAAGAAAGTTCCACATCATCTGATAAATATCGTCGATCCTGACGAAGAATACAATGCATATAGGTTCAAGGAAGAAGCGAAGAATGCCATAATCAATATCAAAGCCAGGAATAAGATTCCTGTACTGGCCGGTGGCACGGGACTGTACGCTGATGCGTTGTTAAAGGGTTTTGTGAAAGATGTACCGCGAAATGAAACCGTGCGCAATGCCTTGAGGGTCATAGAAGAAGAAACCCCAGGAGCCTTGAGGAAAATCCTTGAAAAAGTTGATCCGAAGGCCAGTGAGAAGATACACCCCAATGACTTGAAGCGGACAATAAGATATCTTGAAGTTTTCTTTACCACGGGTATTACTCTAAGTTCTATTCAGAAAAATACCAATATTTCTAAAGACTACACTGTTATAATATTAGATAGAGACCGTAGTTCTTTGCACAGACGTATAGAAAACCGGGTGGATCAAATGATGAAAGCCGGGCTGCTTGATGAAACGAAAAAATTATTAAAAATGGGCTTTTCCGAAGATCTTAACGCTCTACAGACAATAGGGTACGCTGAGCTGATAGCATATCTAAAAGGTGTTTTCTCCCTTGAAAAAGCGGTGGAACTGATCAAGAGAAATACCAGGCGTTATGCTCGTCGACAGATTATCTGGTTTCGAAGATACAAAAATGCATGCTGGCTGAATCTATCTGAATTTGAATTTAAGGAAGTAGTTGATATAATTAACGAGAAAATTCTTTTTGCTTGGGGGGGTAAAGGTGGCTGA
- the hfq gene encoding RNA chaperone Hfq, whose product MAEKFNLQDRFLNLLRINRIEVKVYLEGGFQTKGLVRSFDNFTVLLEDEQEQTLVYKHAIKMLVPTKYVKLTPQQQKRGE is encoded by the coding sequence GTGGCTGAAAAATTCAATCTTCAAGACCGTTTTTTGAACCTTCTTAGGATTAACAGGATTGAAGTAAAGGTGTATCTCGAGGGAGGTTTTCAAACAAAGGGGCTTGTGCGTTCTTTCGACAATTTTACCGTTCTCCTGGAGGATGAACAGGAACAGACTCTTGTGTACAAGCACGCAATCAAAATGCTTGTGCCTACAAAGTATGTTAAACTGACACCTCAACAACAGAAGAGAGGGGAATAG
- the hflX gene encoding GTPase HflX, translated as MLACVFNRQEQGARREVISELERLANTAGYCVVDTLIQNLDSPNPRHYFGAGKLGELKHLVQLFEPDVVITRHNLTPSQRKNLIHELGIEIEDRTQLILEIFEKHAFTREGKYEVELARLRYEMPFFKGKGVELSNPGGGIGTRGPGEKKLELDRRKALQRIAFLKKELEKLGLERKIMRKRRQKAGIPLIALVGYTNAGKSSLLNVLCDAGALVEDKLFSTLDTRIRKSKLPSGREVLFIDTVGFIRELPHQLLESFKSTLEEINFADLLLIVMDASETNEEGKLTVIEETLKKIGAEDVPRLLVLNKVDRCTNERIQMLEKKFPEAVFVSALKGFNLDELKCNIDRIFNLMRKKYILRVPFAEYEAIMKVREKLEILSEKYESDLIEIEYVTDSATNKWLLNRIKGAGKR; from the coding sequence ATTCTAGCCTGCGTATTTAACAGGCAGGAGCAAGGGGCCAGAAGAGAAGTAATTTCTGAGCTCGAGCGTCTTGCGAATACGGCCGGTTATTGTGTAGTAGATACGCTCATTCAAAATCTCGATTCGCCGAATCCCAGACATTACTTTGGTGCCGGTAAACTCGGGGAACTGAAACATCTGGTTCAGCTTTTTGAACCAGATGTTGTTATTACCCGTCACAATCTCACACCTTCTCAGAGAAAGAATCTTATTCATGAGCTTGGTATTGAGATTGAGGATAGAACTCAACTCATACTGGAAATTTTTGAAAAACATGCCTTCACACGGGAAGGGAAATATGAGGTTGAATTGGCCCGTCTCAGGTATGAAATGCCTTTTTTCAAAGGAAAAGGCGTTGAACTGTCAAATCCTGGAGGTGGTATAGGAACAAGAGGCCCCGGAGAGAAGAAGTTGGAACTCGACAGGAGGAAAGCTTTGCAGAGAATAGCTTTTCTGAAGAAAGAATTGGAAAAGCTGGGACTTGAAAGAAAGATTATGAGGAAAAGACGCCAGAAAGCGGGTATTCCCCTTATAGCTTTGGTTGGTTATACAAACGCAGGCAAATCATCACTTCTGAATGTTCTCTGTGATGCCGGGGCTTTGGTTGAAGACAAACTATTCTCCACCCTCGACACAAGAATCAGAAAGAGCAAGTTGCCCAGTGGAAGAGAGGTTCTTTTCATTGATACCGTGGGGTTTATAAGAGAATTGCCACACCAGTTGCTGGAATCTTTCAAGTCTACCCTTGAAGAGATCAACTTTGCGGATCTGCTTTTGATTGTGATGGATGCTTCTGAGACAAATGAAGAAGGCAAGCTAACAGTTATAGAAGAAACTCTGAAAAAAATCGGTGCTGAGGACGTCCCAAGATTGCTGGTGCTGAATAAGGTCGATAGATGCACGAATGAACGAATCCAAATGCTCGAGAAGAAATTTCCTGAAGCGGTCTTTGTGAGTGCCCTCAAGGGCTTTAATCTCGATGAACTCAAATGCAATATAGACAGAATATTTAACCTCATGCGCAAAAAGTATATCTTACGAGTACCATTCGCAGAGTATGAAGCTATTATGAAAGTCAGAGAAAAACTGGAAATCCTTTCAGAAAAGTATGAAAGTGATTTGATTGAAATAGAGTATGTAACTGACAGTGCGACAAATAAATGGCTTTTGAACAGGATAAAGGGGGCAGGGAAAAGATGA
- a CDS encoding M23 family metallopeptidase has translation MKRFLVMLIVTLSIIALGETYLRSPLRIPLEITGYFGEYRQYRSQDNPAHFHKGMDLSTGGKTGFEILSPADSYVDSLVLNDPVYGTKLTLVLPEVRDFYNNENGIKIIFAHLESVGDLTTESGRKLNLIYRRLMKEFNDGYVEARFHPGEISFEMGDTVAYSGDSGGVPPHLHMEIRDLSEKVLLNPGLYFNFPRKGTEIQILGLRAGGKEYMFDSETVVITPYSPLAIRSRVLVRHYISPKKISLYIGEKLVYQIDFENYFFIDEVDKVDEVYTNSTSSDYWFKLKDGEALSIIAVNNWKSVDLSSPKTAKVVVEDHWGNVSEKTFTIVMRR, from the coding sequence ATGAAGAGATTTTTAGTGATGCTTATCGTTACATTGTCTATTATAGCCCTTGGTGAAACCTATCTGAGAAGCCCTCTCCGGATACCTCTGGAGATTACCGGTTACTTTGGAGAGTACCGTCAGTACAGATCCCAAGACAACCCCGCCCATTTTCACAAAGGAATGGATCTTTCTACGGGTGGGAAAACTGGTTTTGAAATTCTTTCGCCTGCAGACAGTTATGTTGACTCGCTTGTGCTCAACGATCCCGTCTACGGAACCAAATTAACACTGGTTCTTCCTGAAGTGAGGGATTTTTACAACAACGAAAATGGTATTAAGATAATCTTTGCCCACCTTGAAAGCGTTGGTGATTTGACCACAGAATCGGGAAGAAAGTTAAATCTGATTTATAGAAGGCTTATGAAGGAATTCAATGATGGATATGTAGAGGCTCGTTTCCATCCAGGCGAAATATCGTTCGAAATGGGAGATACTGTAGCTTATAGTGGTGATTCTGGCGGTGTACCACCTCATCTGCATATGGAGATAAGAGACCTCTCTGAAAAGGTGTTGCTAAATCCCGGTCTCTATTTCAACTTTCCCAGAAAAGGCACCGAGATTCAGATACTTGGGCTCAGAGCGGGTGGAAAAGAATATATGTTCGATAGTGAAACAGTGGTGATAACGCCTTATTCTCCTCTCGCCATTAGGAGTCGGGTATTAGTAAGGCACTACATAAGTCCGAAGAAGATCTCTCTGTATATAGGAGAAAAACTTGTCTATCAGATAGATTTTGAGAACTATTTCTTTATTGATGAGGTGGATAAAGTGGATGAAGTATATACAAATTCCACATCTTCCGATTACTGGTTCAAATTGAAAGATGGGGAAGCCCTTTCCATCATTGCTGTAAATAACTGGAAAAGTGTAGATCTTTCGTCACCGAAAACTGCGAAGGTAGTTGTCGAAGATCACTGGGGCAATGTCTCTGAGAAGACTTTCACCATTGTTATGCGGAGGTGA
- the metK gene encoding methionine adenosyltransferase yields the protein MKKWLFTSESVTEGHPDKVADQISDAILDAMLEQDPTSRVAIETLVATGVAVIAGEVSTRAYVDIPQVVRDTILDIGYTRAKYGFDGETCAVLSSIDEQSPDIALGVNKSLEAKNDGKDRYDEIGAGDQGMMFGYATNETEEMMPLPIVLAHKLARRLAEVRKEKIVNGFRPDGKTQVTVLYEDGKPIGVTTVVVSTQHDPTMSNEEIREAVVEYVIKPIIPEDLMHDDMQIFVNPTGRFVKGGPAADTGLTGRKIIVDTYGGWIPHGGGAFSGKDPTKVDRSAHYMARYAAKNIVAAGLADRITLQLAYAIGVAHPVSFMIDAHGTEKVDLDRLSEVVQKVFDFRPAAIIDKLDLRRPIYKQTAAYGHFGRTDIDLPWERTDMVDELKKAFNL from the coding sequence ATGAAAAAATGGCTGTTCACCAGTGAAAGTGTTACGGAAGGTCACCCTGATAAAGTTGCTGATCAGATTTCTGATGCGATTCTTGATGCTATGCTTGAGCAGGATCCAACCTCAAGAGTAGCCATTGAAACACTCGTAGCAACAGGTGTGGCTGTAATTGCCGGTGAGGTCAGTACCAGAGCTTATGTAGATATCCCGCAGGTTGTGAGGGATACGATACTCGACATAGGCTATACGAGAGCAAAATATGGTTTCGATGGTGAAACCTGTGCGGTTCTCAGCAGCATCGATGAACAGTCTCCTGATATAGCGCTCGGAGTTAATAAATCTCTTGAAGCCAAGAACGATGGTAAAGATAGATACGACGAAATCGGAGCCGGGGATCAGGGAATGATGTTTGGGTACGCCACAAACGAGACTGAGGAAATGATGCCTCTTCCAATAGTTCTCGCTCATAAGCTTGCCCGTAGACTCGCTGAAGTGAGAAAAGAAAAGATCGTAAATGGATTCCGGCCTGATGGAAAGACCCAGGTAACGGTTCTTTACGAGGATGGAAAACCCATTGGAGTTACAACCGTTGTTGTGTCAACTCAACACGATCCCACAATGAGTAACGAAGAGATCAGGGAAGCTGTCGTGGAATATGTCATAAAGCCCATCATTCCTGAAGATCTGATGCATGATGATATGCAGATCTTTGTTAATCCCACTGGAAGATTTGTGAAAGGTGGACCTGCCGCTGATACGGGACTTACCGGTAGAAAAATCATTGTTGATACGTATGGAGGCTGGATTCCACACGGTGGAGGAGCTTTTAGCGGTAAAGATCCGACAAAAGTCGATAGATCGGCGCATTACATGGCAAGATACGCTGCGAAAAACATTGTAGCCGCGGGGCTTGCGGACAGAATTACACTTCAGCTCGCTTATGCCATTGGTGTAGCCCATCCTGTTTCTTTCATGATCGACGCTCATGGAACTGAGAAAGTAGATCTCGATAGACTTTCTGAAGTCGTTCAAAAAGTCTTTGACTTCAGACCTGCGGCTATCATAGACAAACTCGACCTGAGGAGACCTATATACAAACAAACAGCCGCTTACGGGCACTTTGGACGTACAGACATCGACCTGCCGTGGGAGAGAACGGATATGGTCGACGAACTGAAGAAAGCTTTCAATCTTTAA
- the rpsT gene encoding 30S ribosomal protein S20 → MPNIKSAEKRVRQMKVRRLRNKSVKTRFRNVTKELLTAIETKESPEKIKELLSLSYSVLDRAAKKGVIHKKQASRRKARLTTRVKKYLESLS, encoded by the coding sequence GTGCCGAATATCAAATCTGCTGAAAAGCGCGTAAGACAGATGAAAGTCAGGAGACTGAGGAACAAGAGCGTTAAAACGAGGTTCAGAAACGTTACAAAAGAGCTCCTTACTGCCATAGAAACCAAAGAATCCCCGGAAAAGATCAAAGAATTGCTCAGTCTGTCCTATTCTGTTCTCGATCGCGCTGCTAAAAAAGGTGTCATCCACAAAAAGCAAGCCTCAAGAAGGAAGGCAAGGCTTACAACTAGAGTGAAGAAATATCTTGAGAGTCTTAGCTAA
- a CDS encoding ABC transporter ATP-binding protein → MAEVTLKDVVKVYPNGFKAVHGANLEVKDKEFVVLLGPSGCGKTTTLRMIAGLEEITEGTITIGGKVVNDVEPKDRDIAMVFQNYALYPHMTVYENMAFGLKLRKIPKPEIDKRVKEAAKILGIENLLDRKPKQLSGGQRQRVAVGRAIVRDPKVFLFDEPLSNLDAKLRTQMRAELKRLHKNLQATIIYVTHDQVEAMTMADKIVIMKDGVIHQIGDPYSVYFEPVNKFVAGFIGTPSMNFISAKVSQEDGKLWIHKEGMKLLIPEKYYEKLKPYVGKDVIFGIRPENIYDKMFAVSPRDEFVAKGKVDVVEPLGSETLIHATISGDDIIAKVDPKTRAQAGDTIDLVFDMSMVHVFDIETEKNVLVGMHSSEEKVESK, encoded by the coding sequence ATGGCAGAGGTTACCCTCAAAGATGTAGTAAAAGTTTATCCGAACGGTTTTAAAGCTGTTCATGGAGCCAATCTTGAGGTTAAAGACAAAGAATTCGTGGTTCTACTCGGGCCATCTGGTTGTGGGAAGACCACGACACTGAGAATGATCGCTGGCCTAGAAGAGATCACTGAAGGTACGATAACTATTGGCGGTAAGGTTGTCAATGACGTTGAACCAAAAGACAGAGACATAGCAATGGTTTTCCAGAATTACGCTCTTTACCCACATATGACCGTTTACGAGAACATGGCTTTTGGTTTAAAGCTGAGAAAGATACCAAAACCTGAGATCGATAAAAGAGTGAAAGAAGCTGCAAAAATTCTCGGAATCGAGAACCTTCTTGACAGAAAGCCGAAACAACTTTCCGGTGGTCAGAGACAGAGGGTTGCGGTCGGAAGGGCAATAGTAAGAGATCCCAAAGTCTTTCTCTTTGACGAACCACTTTCTAACCTCGACGCAAAGCTCAGAACACAGATGAGGGCTGAGCTAAAGAGGTTACACAAGAATCTGCAGGCCACGATCATCTACGTTACTCATGACCAGGTTGAGGCCATGACGATGGCGGATAAGATCGTTATCATGAAAGACGGCGTCATTCATCAGATTGGTGATCCTTATTCTGTGTACTTCGAACCGGTAAACAAATTCGTCGCTGGGTTCATTGGAACACCATCTATGAACTTTATAAGCGCTAAGGTTTCTCAAGAAGACGGAAAGCTCTGGATACATAAAGAAGGCATGAAACTTCTTATTCCCGAAAAATACTATGAAAAGCTTAAGCCCTATGTTGGTAAGGACGTCATTTTTGGAATCAGACCTGAGAATATTTATGACAAGATGTTTGCTGTGAGTCCCCGTGACGAATTCGTCGCGAAAGGAAAAGTCGATGTCGTTGAACCACTGGGAAGCGAAACACTGATTCATGCCACCATCAGCGGTGATGATATCATTGCTAAGGTTGATCCGAAGACAAGAGCACAAGCCGGTGACACAATCGACCTTGTTTTTGACATGAGCATGGTTCACGTATTCGATATTGAAACCGAAAAGAATGTACTGGTGGGTATGCACTCTTCAGAGGAAAAAGTTGAATCGAAGTGA
- a CDS encoding type II toxin-antitoxin system Phd/YefM family antitoxin, whose product MRLEKLVFKSLADTKAHFSEAVDTAANGKHDVIITKNGVPRAVLISYEKYTKMLNFLSTAYELYLMDAGEKAFGMEAEDILEDTSED is encoded by the coding sequence GTGAGACTCGAAAAGCTGGTTTTTAAATCACTCGCTGATACAAAAGCTCATTTTTCTGAAGCCGTTGATACCGCTGCCAATGGTAAACACGATGTAATTATAACAAAAAATGGCGTTCCTAGAGCCGTTTTAATCTCTTATGAAAAGTACACAAAAATGTTAAACTTCCTCTCTACTGCATATGAACTCTATCTTATGGATGCCGGAGAGAAAGCGTTCGGTATGGAAGCGGAAGATATTCTTGAAGATACTTCTGAAGACTGA
- a CDS encoding RnfABCDGE type electron transport complex subunit D translates to MGTKLFQKQPIMCKVIYALLPILIYSIGAFGFRILFLTITSVASTSFFEYVFERKKKKKPISEAAIVTGMLFALILPSTIPFWIVIFGSAFGIIFAKEAFGGFGRNVFNPAMVGRTFLCQLSYCNDHGLDKTCKLLGTRIFEEFSN, encoded by the coding sequence GTGGGAACCAAACTCTTTCAGAAACAACCGATAATGTGTAAAGTCATATATGCATTACTTCCTATTCTGATATACTCGATCGGCGCTTTCGGGTTCCGAATTCTATTCCTGACAATAACCTCTGTTGCCTCCACTTCGTTTTTTGAATATGTGTTTGAAAGAAAAAAGAAGAAAAAGCCGATAAGCGAAGCGGCGATTGTTACCGGTATGCTTTTCGCTCTTATTCTTCCGTCCACAATACCTTTTTGGATAGTTATCTTCGGAAGTGCTTTCGGAATAATCTTTGCTAAAGAGGCCTTTGGAGGGTTTGGTAGAAACGTATTCAATCCAGCTATGGTAGGTAGGACTTTTTTATGTCAGCTTTCCTACTGTAATGACCATGGACTGGATAAAACCTGTAAACTTCTGGGGACAAGGATTTTTGAAGAGTTCTCGAATTGA
- a CDS encoding HU family DNA-binding protein: MNKKELVAEIAGRTGITKKLAAEVLDSFVAIVGEKLAKGEEVKLVGFGTFEVAERKPRKGVNPRTKEAIEIPGGKVPKFRAGKELKEKVK; encoded by the coding sequence GTGAACAAGAAAGAACTCGTCGCGGAAATCGCTGGAAGAACCGGTATAACCAAGAAATTGGCTGCAGAGGTTCTTGACAGCTTTGTCGCAATTGTTGGCGAAAAACTCGCTAAGGGTGAAGAAGTTAAGCTCGTTGGCTTTGGTACTTTTGAAGTCGCAGAGAGAAAACCCAGAAAGGGCGTCAACCCCAGAACCAAGGAAGCTATCGAGATACCCGGTGGAAAAGTACCCAAGTTCAGAGCCGGCAAAGAACTCAAGGAAAAGGTTAAGTGA
- the uvrC gene encoding excinuclease ABC subunit UvrC, giving the protein MKNALLAKIRSLPETSGVYIFKNKKNEIIYIGKAIKLKRRVQSYFRESSWRDEKTKKIAEEASDLEFIVVPTEREALLLEANLIHKHKPRYNILLKESRFYPYIYISNDEFPYVELRRDRKKPGTYFGPYTSARLVRTMLELLERIFKIRSCSQELSRIKKACFLYHLRMCSAPCIGKISMEEYQKNLSGFIEFLEGNTLKVRNSLEKRMYKLAENLQFEQAKEIRDVLDSMDRLYSRQAVDVPQDLSVDVVAQSSGIVTLLEIRGGMLLGKLVYEFPDGTIFDFISQFYFAEQKRLPKNLLVLALNRNEISQISSYFEYVGKPRNEFEARLMKIALENIEQELKVRIGAIDSLKQTKNLLGLKKVPRLIEGIDISHTQGLMTVASVVVFNSGKPEKSKYRRYRIRELEIPNDFEALATVIKRRYSKHPLPDLLLIDGGVPQLRAVSEALSKLKLDTDLIGIAKEEEEIVFPDERGKLKLPLDHPVQRLLLSIRDEAHRFAVNYHRYIRERRYLGSELDKIPGIGPKRKKQLLQHFGSVTKIKKASEKELMQIIKNRRVVFEILQWAKENGG; this is encoded by the coding sequence ATGAAAAACGCACTGCTGGCAAAGATTAGATCACTACCAGAAACCAGCGGAGTCTACATTTTCAAGAACAAAAAGAATGAAATAATCTACATCGGTAAGGCAATAAAGCTTAAACGCCGTGTTCAGTCCTATTTCAGGGAATCTTCATGGAGGGATGAGAAAACAAAAAAAATAGCTGAAGAAGCTTCTGATCTCGAATTCATCGTCGTGCCTACTGAAAGGGAAGCCCTCCTGCTCGAAGCTAATTTGATTCACAAACACAAACCACGGTACAATATTCTCTTGAAAGAATCGAGATTTTATCCTTATATATACATTTCGAACGATGAATTCCCCTATGTGGAGTTGAGGAGAGATAGAAAGAAACCAGGAACGTATTTTGGTCCCTACACAAGCGCAAGACTCGTAAGAACGATGTTGGAGCTTCTTGAAAGGATTTTCAAGATCAGAAGCTGCAGCCAGGAGCTGAGCAGGATAAAGAAAGCTTGCTTTCTTTATCACCTGAGAATGTGTTCCGCCCCATGCATCGGGAAAATATCAATGGAGGAATATCAAAAAAACCTTTCCGGATTCATCGAATTCCTTGAAGGTAATACACTCAAAGTGAGGAATTCCCTCGAAAAAAGAATGTACAAGTTAGCTGAAAACTTACAATTTGAACAGGCAAAGGAAATTCGTGATGTTCTCGACTCTATGGACAGGCTCTACTCGAGGCAGGCGGTGGATGTTCCACAGGACCTCAGCGTTGATGTTGTAGCGCAGTCATCTGGAATCGTTACACTCCTTGAAATAAGAGGCGGTATGCTTTTAGGAAAGTTGGTATATGAATTCCCAGACGGAACAATTTTTGATTTTATAAGTCAATTTTATTTTGCTGAACAGAAGAGGCTTCCGAAAAATCTTCTGGTGCTTGCCCTTAACAGAAATGAAATCTCTCAAATCAGTTCTTATTTTGAATATGTGGGGAAACCGAGAAATGAATTTGAGGCTAGGCTCATGAAGATTGCTCTCGAAAACATCGAACAGGAACTTAAGGTGAGAATTGGGGCTATAGATTCCCTGAAGCAGACCAAAAATCTTCTCGGATTGAAAAAAGTTCCCAGATTGATAGAGGGGATAGATATTTCGCACACCCAGGGACTCATGACTGTAGCTTCCGTAGTAGTTTTCAATTCTGGAAAACCTGAGAAATCGAAATATCGAAGATACAGGATAAGAGAACTTGAAATTCCCAATGATTTCGAAGCACTTGCAACTGTTATCAAACGCAGGTATTCCAAGCACCCTCTCCCGGACCTACTACTCATAGATGGAGGGGTGCCACAATTGAGAGCTGTTTCAGAAGCCCTATCGAAGCTTAAATTGGACACGGACCTCATAGGCATCGCCAAAGAGGAGGAAGAGATAGTCTTTCCTGATGAAAGGGGAAAACTCAAATTGCCTCTGGATCACCCTGTGCAGAGATTATTGCTCTCTATAAGAGACGAGGCCCATCGCTTTGCAGTGAACTATCACCGTTACATCAGGGAACGTAGGTATCTGGGTTCTGAACTCGACAAAATCCCCGGAATTGGTCCAAAACGAAAAAAGCAGCTATTACAACACTTCGGGAGTGTTACAAAAATCAAGAAAGCATCTGAAAAGGAGCTCATGCAAATCATTAAAAATAGGAGAGTCGTTTTCGAAATTCTTCAGTGGGCAAAAGAAAATGGCGGGTAA
- a CDS encoding DUF501 domain-containing protein: MESRCTEKKIVEQQLGREVKNNFTVVKKCRWGYPQCIQSSLITEGKPFPTLFWLTCPLLSKEVSRLEEKGWIKRFEENLQNSEELFQRYLKAHRATIELKASLVKANNLKNWQKEALLGRGIGGIKNLKTVKCLHLQLANYLSGIKNPIGESVWKMLSIKECNEDNVLCKTLEGDNEKRTAGKD; encoded by the coding sequence ATGGAAAGCCGTTGTACTGAGAAAAAGATAGTGGAACAACAGCTTGGACGTGAAGTAAAGAATAATTTTACAGTAGTTAAGAAATGTCGCTGGGGTTATCCTCAATGCATACAATCATCTCTTATAACCGAAGGTAAACCTTTCCCCACATTGTTCTGGCTTACCTGCCCCCTTCTCAGTAAAGAAGTATCCAGACTGGAGGAAAAAGGCTGGATAAAGAGGTTTGAAGAGAACCTCCAAAATTCTGAGGAACTGTTTCAACGGTATTTGAAGGCTCATAGGGCAACAATAGAGTTAAAAGCCTCCCTCGTCAAAGCAAACAACCTGAAAAATTGGCAAAAAGAGGCATTACTCGGAAGGGGTATCGGAGGAATAAAGAATTTAAAAACGGTAAAATGTCTTCATCTGCAGCTTGCTAACTATTTGAGCGGCATTAAGAACCCAATTGGAGAAAGTGTCTGGAAAATGCTCTCAATAAAAGAATGCAATGAAGACAACGTCCTCTGCAAAACACTGGAGGGAGATAATGAAAAACGCACTGCTGGCAAAGATTAG
- a CDS encoding 50S ribosomal protein L11 methyltransferase — MNYKYFTLYANGELLNEIEELCLSKGFLNYFSEKRDTDLWQVKVYIESSEEFPEFLKAYPFEYGGEELEKDWWKKWKESLKPFMLTPHTKVIPLEDPAPVKKAEIIGVVPGEAFGTGQHETTRLAASLLEKHLKLGDRVLDVGAGTGILCALALKRGAAKAVALDIDPLAIKKCHETASINGVIIDARVSDLLGAVEHEEYFDIIVSNMIVELLERFVKETVFHLKDGGLLILSGILSQKYDSFIRNLENDFEILETEEMNEWKAVVLRKR; from the coding sequence TTGAACTATAAGTACTTTACTCTTTACGCCAATGGAGAATTACTCAATGAAATTGAGGAACTCTGCCTGTCAAAAGGTTTTCTCAACTATTTCTCGGAAAAACGGGACACAGACCTCTGGCAGGTGAAGGTCTATATAGAATCCTCTGAAGAGTTTCCTGAGTTTTTAAAAGCTTACCCTTTTGAATACGGCGGTGAAGAGCTAGAAAAGGACTGGTGGAAAAAGTGGAAGGAAAGTCTCAAACCTTTCATGCTGACACCACACACTAAAGTGATTCCACTTGAAGACCCCGCTCCCGTAAAGAAAGCAGAAATAATAGGGGTTGTACCTGGTGAGGCTTTTGGAACAGGCCAGCACGAAACAACTAGACTTGCTGCTTCTCTTTTGGAAAAGCATCTGAAGCTAGGGGATCGTGTGTTGGATGTCGGAGCAGGCACTGGAATACTATGCGCGCTGGCTCTGAAGAGGGGTGCAGCGAAAGCGGTTGCATTGGATATTGATCCTTTGGCAATTAAAAAGTGTCATGAAACAGCGTCGATAAATGGTGTAATAATTGATGCCCGGGTATCAGACCTTTTAGGCGCTGTTGAGCATGAAGAATATTTCGACATAATTGTTTCCAATATGATCGTTGAATTGCTCGAACGTTTTGTCAAAGAGACAGTGTTTCACCTGAAAGATGGGGGCCTTTTGATACTTTCCGGGATTCTATCACAGAAATATGATTCGTTCATCAGAAATCTTGAAAACGATTTTGAGATTTTAGAAACGGAGGAAATGAATGAATGGAAAGCCGTTGTACTGAGAAAAAGATAG